TGCCCCGCACGGCTGTTCGGTCAGCCGTGGGCCCGCCATTGCCAGGGCCTCCTCGAAGCAGCCATGACCCTCGATGTCGCCGCCGAAGGCCAGCCGCAGCGGCAGACCCGCGCCCACCGGTGCTGCCAGCTCAGACAACGCCGCGGACGCGATCAGCGCGCGGGCACCGGAGTCGGAGACGATGTAGCCGGCCTCGTCGGCGGTGAGGTGATGGTTGATCGCGGTGATGTACAACCCGGAACGCAGTGCCGCCCACAACACCACCAGCGCTTCCGGGGCGTTGTCGGACAGCAGTGCCACGACGTCACCGGGGCGCAGTCCCGCGTCGTGCAGCACGCGGGCCAGCGCCGCGGAGTCGTCGTCGAGTTGCCGGTAGCTCAGTCGGCGGCCGGTCTCGGCGACGATCACCGCGGGGCGGTCGGGGGCGGTCTGGGCGTGGGTACCCGGATACATGGTGCCTTTCCGTGCTTTTCGGTCAGTCGGCCAGGGCGGCCGACACGACGACGGCGTAGGCGCGCTTGCGGCGGTCGTTGGTCAGGTCGACATGGACGAACTTGGCCTCGGTGTACTCGTCGAGGGCGTCGGGCCCCAACTCACGTCCCAGGCCGCTCTGCTTCACCCCACCGAACGGGTACATCGCGTTGACCATGTGCCAGTCATTGATCCACACGGTGCCCGACTCCAGCCGGCGGGCGATCTGCAGGGCACGGCCGTTGTCGGTGCTCCATACCCCCGCCGACAGCCCGTACTCGCTGTCGTTGGCGATCGCGACGGCGTCGTCGTCATCGGCGAACGGGATCACCACCAGGACCGGGCCGAAGATCTCCTCACGGGCGATCCGCATCTGATTGGTCGCATCGGTGAGGATGGTCGCGGGTACCCAATGTCCGTCGGCCAATGCCGGATCCGTCGGGATGCTGCCCTGAAAGGCAATCCGGCAGCCCTCCTCCTGCCCGAGCGCGATGTACTTCTCCACCCGCGCTTTCTGCTTGGCCGACACCAGCGGGCCCAGATCGGTGGCCGGGCTCATCGGGTCGCCCATCACCAGGGTCTGCGCGCGGGCCACCAGTCGGTCGACGAACTCATCGTGGATGGACTCGTGCACCAGCAGCCGGGTACCCGATTCGCAGGCCTGCCCGCTCATCATCAGGAAGGCGAACAGCGACCCGTCCACGGCGGTGTCGAAGTCGGCGTCCTCGAGCACGATGTTGGCGCCCTTACCGCCCAATTCCAGGGTGACCTTCTTGACATTTTCGGCCGCAGCCCGCATGACCGATTTGCCGACCTCGGTCGATCCGGTGAACGCGATCTTGCGGACATCGGGATGCTCGGCCAACCGCGCCCCGACCACCGGGCCCGGTCCGGTCACCACGTTGAGCACACCCGGGGGCAGTCCGACTTCGTCTGCGGCGCGGGCGAGTTCGAGCAGGGTCAGCGGGGTCTGGTCGTCCGGTTTGAGCACCAGCGTGTTGCCCGCGGCCAGCGCCGGGCCCAGCTTCCACACCGCCAGCAGCAGCGGGAAGTTCCACGGGATGATGCCCGCGCACACCCCGACGGGTTCCCGGATGGTCATCCCCGATGCCAGCGTCGGCGCCTCGATCAGCGGCCCGGTGGTCTGGAACTCGTAGCTGCGCGCCAGCGACGCGAAATACTTCAGATTCGCGATGGCGTAGCCGATCAGGAACGCGCCCGCACCCCGCAGCGTCGCGCCGTTCTCGGCCACCTGCAGTGCGGTGAGCGCGTCGGCGCGGGCCGCCAGATTGTCGGCGATCGCGTCGAGGACGTCGGCGCGCTGCTGCGGCGGCGTGTTGCGCCACACCCCGGACTCATGGGCGGTCTTGGCCGCGGCCACCGCGGCATCCGCGGTCGTCTCGTCGCCGTAGGCCACGGTGGCGACCAGTTCACCGGTGGCCGGGCTGTGTACCTCGATCGACTCGTCGGCGTTGCGCCACGCGCCATCGATGTACATCCGGTAGTGCGGAGCTGCACTCATGCTGTACCTGTCCTCATCTCTGTCATCTCACGTTGGAAGCGGCCGATCCGGGCCGGCCCGGGTAGATAGCCCACCGTCCAGCGGTTCCAGCCGGTGTCGAGCCGCTGCAGTCGGTTCACCCGGAAGTCCCTGACGAAGTCGCCGCGGTCGGCGGCGACGGTCAGCACGCGCTCTCGAAGTTCGTCCACCACTGCCGCTTTCGGCATCGAGCTGGGTAGGTAGAACTCGAAGGACTGCCAGGCGTCCATTCTCAGAACCTGATCACTCCGCGCAGGTTGCGCCCGTTGTGCATGTCCTCATAGCCCTGGTTGATCTCGTCGAGGGTGTACTCGCGGGTGATCAACTCGTCGAGTTTGATGCGGCCCGCCTGGTAGAGCTCGAGCATCCGCGGGATGTCCAGGCGCGGGTTCGAGGAGCCGAAAAGGCATCCCCTGACCTGCTTCTCGTAGAGGGTCAGATCGAACAGCGACATGTCCACGGTCATGTCCGTGGGATGCGGGATGGCGGTCATCACCACCCGGCCACGCTTACCGACCAGGCTCAGCGCCTGCGCCACATACGCGCCCTCGCCGCTGTCGGTGGTGACCACGCAGACGTCGGCCATGGTGCCGCGGGTGATGTCGGTGATCAGCGCCTGCGCCTCGGCGACATCGGCCGCGGCGTGGGTGGCGCCGAACTCGAAGGACCGCTCACGCTTGTAGGCAACGGGATCCAGGGCGATCACGTGCCGGGCGCCGGCCAGTGCCGCGCCCTGCACCGCGTTGATGCCGAGCCCCCCGACACCCATCACCACCACGGTGTCGCCGTCGCGGGCCTCGCCGGTGCGCACCGCGGCGCCGTAGCCGGTGGTGACGCCGCAACCGACCAGGGCGGCCTTGTCCAGCGGAATGTCCTTGTCCACCTTGACCACCGAGGCGATCGGTACGACGGTGTACTCGGAGAAGGTGCCCAGCACACACATCTGACCGATGTCTTCGCCACGGCCGTGGAACCTGAAGGTGCCGTCGAGTTGCGGACCCGCGACGATGGCCGCGCCGTACACGCACAGGTTGCTGCGCCCACGCGCACACTCGGTGCAGCGACCGCAGGCGGGGATGAAGCTGAGCACCACGTGGTCGCCGACCTCGACCTCGGTGACACCCGGGCCCACCTCGGCGACCACACCGGCGCCCTCGTGACCGCCGACCACCGGCAGGTTCATCGGCATGTCCCCGGTGACCAGGTGGTCATCGGAATGGCACAGCCCGCTGGCGGTCAGCTTGACCAGCACCTCCTGGGCCTTGGGCGGGTCGAGTTCGAGTTCGGTGACCTCCCACTTCTGGTTCAGGCCCCACAGCACAGCGGCTTTGGTCTTCATGCGTTCTACTTCCCTTCCGGGGTCCAGGTGGCGGGCAGGCTGTTGATGCCGTTGATGAAGTTGGCGACCTGGAATTTGGGGTCGGTCGCGGTGATGTCGGGGATGCGGGTGTAGACCTCGGTCAGCAGCGAGCGCAGCATGGTGCGGGCCAGCGCGGCACCGAGGCAGAAGTGCGGGCCGCCACCGCCGAATGCCAGGTGCGGGTTGGACTTCCGTTCGATGTCGAACGTGAACGGGTCCTCGAACACGTCCTCGTCGCGGTTGGCCGAGCTGTACCACAGCACCACCTTGTCGCCGGCCTTGATCTCCTTGCCACCCAACCTGACGTCCTGGGTCGCGGTGCGCCGCATGTGGATCAGCGGCGAGGCCCAGCGCAGTGCCTCCTCGACCGCGCCATCGACCCGCCCCTCGACATCGGCGACCAGCAGGTCCCGCTGGTCGGGGTGCTGGGAGAACGCGTAGATCGCCTGTGCCGAGGCGTGTCTGGTGGTGTCGTTGGCCGCAACCGCCAGCAGCGTGAAGAACGCCTTGAGTTCATCGTCGGTCATCTTGACGCCGTCGAACTCGGCCTGCACCATCCAGGACAGCAGATCGTCGCCCGGGTTGGCGCGGCGTTCGGGAGCCAGTTCGGCCACCGTCTGGTGCAGATCCATCACCGCTCCGGCGAACAGTTCCAGGGCGGTGCGGTCACCGCGCACCTCCGGATCGGTCCAGCCCAGGGTGCGCTGGGCGGCGTTGATGGTCCGCTCGTAGGTTTCGCCGGGCGGCAGACCGAAGAAGCTGCCGAAGATGCGGCCCGGCAGTTTCACCGAGACCAGTTCGACGAAGTCGCCCTCCCCCAGGCCCGACATCTCGGTGACCAGGTCGCGGGCGTGCTGTTGGATCCAGTCCTGCAGGCGGCGCATATTGCGCGGCTTGAAGGCGTCCAGGGTGATCCCGCGCAGCTGGGTGTGGCGCGGCGCGTCCATCGCGATGAACGACTGCGACATCATCAGGATCTCCTGCGGGAAGTCCTCCATGGTGATGCCCTGCTCCGAGGAGAAGATCTCGGGATGGCGGCTGGCGTAGCGGATGTCCTCGTGCTTGGTCAGCGACCAGAAGCCCTTGAGGTTCTGTTCGGGCGGCAGCAGGTCGGAGTCGGCGGGCCGGCTCCAGGCCACCGGGTTCTCCCGGCGCAGCACCGCGAAGGCGGCATCCCGTTCGGCCGGCGGTTTGGCCCAGAACTCCCGGTCGGCCAGGTCGATGTCACCGTGGGTGGTCGCGGGGAACGACTCGGGGATCGTTGCGGTCATCAGGCGTGTGTGTCCTTTCGGCATCGCCCGCCGGCCTGTGGTGCAGGTCACGCGGCGGTTGTCGCCCAGTTTTGGTCACCGCGACACCCGATGGGGACGTCGCGTGGGCCAACGTCGGCCCGCGCGGGCCACGTCCACGGCCCTCTTGGTCCTCCCGGGAACTCAGCCGACCGGGACCGTGAACGACGCCGTCAGTCCGCCTTCCTCGCGGGCGCGGAACTGCAGCGTCCCGCCGAGGGCGTCGATGATCTGCTGCACGATCCACAGGCCCAGGCCCGCGGTGCCGCGCCGGTCGGACAGGCTGACGAACTTGCCGGTCAGCTCACCGAGTGCGTGCTCGGGCACGCCCGGGCCACGGTCACCCACCTCGCAGTGCAGGTGATCGTCGAGGCGCTCGCACACGACGTCGATTGGCCGGTCGCGACCGTGCCGGGCGGCGTTCTCCAACAGGTTGGTCAGTACGCGGCGCAGTCCCTGCGCGTCGATCTGGATGGTCGAGACATCACCTCTGACGGTGACCCGCAGCCGGGGCGGCCGCAGGCCGACGGCGTCACCGGCCTCGGCGATCAGGTCGGCGACGTTCACCCGGCGCACCCGCCCGGTGGAGAACGCCGGCCGCCGCGACAGGTTGACGTCGGACAGCGCGTCGAGCATGTCGGCGAGGTGGCGAGAGTGCCGCCGGACGAGCTGGCTCGCCGCGGCATCATCGGACGCCGGGTCAGACGCGGTGAGCGCGTCCAAAGAGGCCACCGGCGTGCGGAATTCGTGCAACAGCACCTTCAACCCCTCCTGCTGGGCCTCATACGAGCGCAGCAACCGGGCACGCAGGTCGCGCTCCTCTTCGGCGGCCGCATGCTCGGCCTCGGCTTCCACCAGGGCGCGCACGCGGGACTGGTGCTCGCGTTCGAGCAGCCGGGACAACCCACCGCTCATCACGGCGATGAACACCACGTACAACGCCCCCCACAGACCCAGCACCCACGGCGCCAGCGCCGCATGGGTCGAATCGACGGTCAGCACCACCGCCAGGTAACCGGCACCCACCATCGCGGACAGCAGCAGGCATCGGCGCAGCGGCAACCGGGCCGCCGAGGCGATCACGACCAGCGCGAGGACCGAGGCCACCGGGCTCGCCGCCCCTCCGGTCAAGCCGATCAGCGCCAGCGTGAACGCCGTGTCCAGCGCGGACACCAACCACGCGAACCGGGTCCGGCGCACCTCGTACCGGGGCAGGGCCATCAACACCGCGGCATACAGCAGCGCCGCCGCCAGGACCGCAGCGGTGCCGGCGGCATGCGCGCTCATCCAGTCCGGGCCGACCGCGACCAGCACCGCGATCGACACCACGACCGCGACCCGGACCGCGACGACGACCCGGGCCAGACCGTAGCCGTCCAACGCCGCATCCGACGGCAACCTGTTCACGCGCCCGACCCTAGACATTCGGCGCCGGACCCGGTGCCGGGATCACTATCATCTCCTCGGGTGAACCCGAGGCCGGACCGAAAGCCGTACGTCGTCGTCATCATCGATGACCACGAGTTGTTCGCCGAGGGGTTGGAGCTGCTGCTGACCCGCGACTGGGGCGAGAAGTTCGTGATCGGCGGCCGCACCACCTTTGTCGAGGAAGCGGCCGAACTGGTGGCCTCGTGCAACGCCGACCTGGCGATCGTGGATCTGTCCATGCCGCCGCTCGGCGGCGTGGCGGCCATCCGGCACATCAAGGCGCGCCATCCCGGCACCCGGATTCTGGCGTTGTCGGGGACCGAGGACCAGGAGCTGGCCGAGGAGGCGCTGCGCGCCGGGGCGGACGGGTTCCTGTCCAAGACCGTGCGACCGGATGCGCTGGCCGAGCCGCTGGCCACCATCGCGGCCGGTCTGCGGGTGGTCGATCCGGGCCTGCTGGACACGCTGCTGTCCAGCACCCGCAAGCCGGCCGCGGCGA
This region of Mycolicibacterium diernhoferi genomic DNA includes:
- a CDS encoding sensor histidine kinase, yielding MNRLPSDAALDGYGLARVVVAVRVAVVVSIAVLVAVGPDWMSAHAAGTAAVLAAALLYAAVLMALPRYEVRRTRFAWLVSALDTAFTLALIGLTGGAASPVASVLALVVIASAARLPLRRCLLLSAMVGAGYLAVVLTVDSTHAALAPWVLGLWGALYVVFIAVMSGGLSRLLEREHQSRVRALVEAEAEHAAAEEERDLRARLLRSYEAQQEGLKVLLHEFRTPVASLDALTASDPASDDAAASQLVRRHSRHLADMLDALSDVNLSRRPAFSTGRVRRVNVADLIAEAGDAVGLRPPRLRVTVRGDVSTIQIDAQGLRRVLTNLLENAARHGRDRPIDVVCERLDDHLHCEVGDRGPGVPEHALGELTGKFVSLSDRRGTAGLGLWIVQQIIDALGGTLQFRAREEGGLTASFTVPVG
- a CDS encoding aldehyde dehydrogenase family protein, whose product is MSAAPHYRMYIDGAWRNADESIEVHSPATGELVATVAYGDETTADAAVAAAKTAHESGVWRNTPPQQRADVLDAIADNLAARADALTALQVAENGATLRGAGAFLIGYAIANLKYFASLARSYEFQTTGPLIEAPTLASGMTIREPVGVCAGIIPWNFPLLLAVWKLGPALAAGNTLVLKPDDQTPLTLLELARAADEVGLPPGVLNVVTGPGPVVGARLAEHPDVRKIAFTGSTEVGKSVMRAAAENVKKVTLELGGKGANIVLEDADFDTAVDGSLFAFLMMSGQACESGTRLLVHESIHDEFVDRLVARAQTLVMGDPMSPATDLGPLVSAKQKARVEKYIALGQEEGCRIAFQGSIPTDPALADGHWVPATILTDATNQMRIAREEIFGPVLVVIPFADDDDAVAIANDSEYGLSAGVWSTDNGRALQIARRLESGTVWINDWHMVNAMYPFGGVKQSGLGRELGPDALDEYTEAKFVHVDLTNDRRKRAYAVVVSAALAD
- a CDS encoding cytochrome P450, which translates into the protein MTATIPESFPATTHGDIDLADREFWAKPPAERDAAFAVLRRENPVAWSRPADSDLLPPEQNLKGFWSLTKHEDIRYASRHPEIFSSEQGITMEDFPQEILMMSQSFIAMDAPRHTQLRGITLDAFKPRNMRRLQDWIQQHARDLVTEMSGLGEGDFVELVSVKLPGRIFGSFFGLPPGETYERTINAAQRTLGWTDPEVRGDRTALELFAGAVMDLHQTVAELAPERRANPGDDLLSWMVQAEFDGVKMTDDELKAFFTLLAVAANDTTRHASAQAIYAFSQHPDQRDLLVADVEGRVDGAVEEALRWASPLIHMRRTATQDVRLGGKEIKAGDKVVLWYSSANRDEDVFEDPFTFDIERKSNPHLAFGGGGPHFCLGAALARTMLRSLLTEVYTRIPDITATDPKFQVANFINGINSLPATWTPEGK
- a CDS encoding response regulator transcription factor; this encodes MNPRPDRKPYVVVIIDDHELFAEGLELLLTRDWGEKFVIGGRTTFVEEAAELVASCNADLAIVDLSMPPLGGVAAIRHIKARHPGTRILALSGTEDQELAEEALRAGADGFLSKTVRPDALAEPLATIAAGLRVVDPGLLDTLLSSTRKPAAAILDSLTPADLTLWTLLSTGMETVDIANRMLVSERTAKRMVAALLNKLGVSNRIAAAALAGRSGILDD
- a CDS encoding NDMA-dependent alcohol dehydrogenase, giving the protein MKTKAAVLWGLNQKWEVTELELDPPKAQEVLVKLTASGLCHSDDHLVTGDMPMNLPVVGGHEGAGVVAEVGPGVTEVEVGDHVVLSFIPACGRCTECARGRSNLCVYGAAIVAGPQLDGTFRFHGRGEDIGQMCVLGTFSEYTVVPIASVVKVDKDIPLDKAALVGCGVTTGYGAAVRTGEARDGDTVVVMGVGGLGINAVQGAALAGARHVIALDPVAYKRERSFEFGATHAAADVAEAQALITDITRGTMADVCVVTTDSGEGAYVAQALSLVGKRGRVVMTAIPHPTDMTVDMSLFDLTLYEKQVRGCLFGSSNPRLDIPRMLELYQAGRIKLDELITREYTLDEINQGYEDMHNGRNLRGVIRF